GCAGTTCGGCGATGCGCTCGACCTGACGGCAGGCCTCGGCGAATTCGGTCGCGCGGTCGTTGCCGATGCGGCGGTGGAAGGCGTCGAGGATCGAGGCCTTGGTGTTGTCCTTCACCGCGATGATGAAGGGGAAGCCGTGGCGCTCGACGTATTCGGCGTTCAGCTTCTGGAAGGTCTCGCGTTCTTCGTCGGTCAGCAGGTCCAGCCCGGCGCCCGCCTGCTCGGCGGTGGACTCGGCGGTCAGCCGTCCGGCGGCGGCAAGCTTGCCCGCAAGATCCGGGTGCGCGGTCAGCACGCCCAGCCGTTGCTCTTCGGTGGCAGAGCGGAAGACCCGCGCGAGCGCGTTGTGCACCCCCGCCGCGCTGTCGCTGTAGGTGCCCAGTTCCAGCGCATGCGCGCCCTCGGCGATCCACGGGCTGTGCTCGAAGATACCGCCGAACTGCGCCACGAAGGTCTCGCGGTCCATCTGCGAGGGGGCCACGCCGGTGGGCGCCGGATGTTCGGCGGCCCAGTGGTCGGCGATCTGTTCGCGCGTGGCGAACCAGACGCCCTCGTGGCCCTGCATATACGCCATGACGCGGCGAAGCGCGGCCATGCGGCTGGGGCGCCCGATCAGGCGGCAGTGCAACCCGATCGACATCATCTTGGGCGCGCCCGCCTGCCCCTCGGCATAGAGCACGTCGAAGGCATCGCGGACCATGGCCTCGAAATCCGCGCCCTGCGTGTAGCCCGCCTGAATCGCGAAGCGCATGTCGTTGCAATCCATGGTGTAGGGGACGATCAGCTGGTCCTTGCCGCCCGCGCGCATCCAGTAGGGCAGGTCGTCGGAATAGCTGTCAGCGATATAGGCAAGGTCGCCCTCTTCCGCCGCCAGCGGGATCGTGTTCATCGAACAGCGCCCGGTGTACCAGCCGCGCGGGGGCGTGCCCACGACCTCGGTGTGCAGGCGTATCGCCTCGCGGATCTGCGCGCGCTCCTCTTCGGCGGGCATGTCCTTGTGTTCGACCCACTTCAGGCCGTGCGACGCGATTTCCCAGCCCGCGTCCTTCATCGCCTTCACCTGCTCGGGCGCGCGGGCCAGCGCGGTGGCGACGCCGTAGACGGTGATGGGCGTGTCCTTCAGCAGATCATGCACGCGCCAGAACCCGGCGCGGCTGCCGTATTCATAGATCGTTTCCATGTTCCAGTGCCGCTGCCCCGGCCAGGGTGCGGCGCCGGTGATCTCGGACAGGAAGCCCTCTGACGCCGCATCCCCGTGTAGGATGTTGTTTTCGCCGCCCTCTTCGTAGTTAAGGACGATCTGCACAGCGATCTTCGCGCCGCCGGGCCAGTTCGCCTTGGGGATGCGGGGGCCGTAGCCCGCCATGTCTCTGGGATAACGCTGCACGTCTGTACCTCCGATTTTCCTTAC
This region of Ponticoccus alexandrii genomic DNA includes:
- the puuE gene encoding allantoinase PuuE, translating into MQRYPRDMAGYGPRIPKANWPGGAKIAVQIVLNYEEGGENNILHGDAASEGFLSEITGAAPWPGQRHWNMETIYEYGSRAGFWRVHDLLKDTPITVYGVATALARAPEQVKAMKDAGWEIASHGLKWVEHKDMPAEEERAQIREAIRLHTEVVGTPPRGWYTGRCSMNTIPLAAEEGDLAYIADSYSDDLPYWMRAGGKDQLIVPYTMDCNDMRFAIQAGYTQGADFEAMVRDAFDVLYAEGQAGAPKMMSIGLHCRLIGRPSRMAALRRVMAYMQGHEGVWFATREQIADHWAAEHPAPTGVAPSQMDRETFVAQFGGIFEHSPWIAEGAHALELGTYSDSAAGVHNALARVFRSATEEQRLGVLTAHPDLAGKLAAAGRLTAESTAEQAGAGLDLLTDEERETFQKLNAEYVERHGFPFIIAVKDNTKASILDAFHRRIGNDRATEFAEACRQVERIAELRLIEKLGA